The following are encoded in a window of Platichthys flesus chromosome 11, fPlaFle2.1, whole genome shotgun sequence genomic DNA:
- the lenep gene encoding lens epithelial cell protein LEP503 — MHPQRPLPQAMPSSSLGQQLRDMAMGLGRGKNFLGGNFAFSFIQSVKECLYFLLCCWCIKEILD; from the coding sequence ATGCATCCACAGCGTCCTCTTCCGCAAGCcatgccctcctcctccctgggaCAGCAGCTCCGGGACATGGCCATGGGTCTGGGACGGGGCAAGAACTTCCTGGGAGGAAACTTTGCCTTCAGTTTCATCCAGTCGGTGAAGGAGTGCCTCTATTTccttctctgctgctggtgcATCAAAGAGATCCTGGACTGA